The genomic segment GGCCGTCTCAAGGAGATTAAGGAAGATTGGCTCGGAGAGCTGGAGCAGCGGCTTGCGCGTGAGTACGGGTTTCTCGTGACCGATCACCGTCTGGAATTCACGGGCACGTATGCAAGCTGCCAGCGTGAAGGCTGCAAGCGGGCGAGCAAGGCGGTCTCTTGAGGCCATTCTGTATGGCAACGCTGCTTTCCTATTGATTGAATACAGCCCTCGCAGTCGAAGCGGACGCTTCGATCGCGAGGGCTGTTTGCGCGGCAGGCGGGGCGGACGAGCTATCTCCTGTCGGATTTGCGCTTGAGGTCTCTGGCACGGAACAACAGCCATCCGACGGCGACAATGATTACAATAAACATAATCGTGTATGTGATGATCATGGCTGCACCTCCGTTTATATTAATGTTTACCCTGGAGGCGCATTTATGCAGCCGGATCGCGTTAAAAGTGCGTTGAGAGTCGATGATAGGGCGAACGGCAAAAGAAGATCGGGATTGGCCTAACTGTTATTCGATCGGTTACAATAGAGGGGAATTCATATCGAGGAGGAGATTCGCTAGTGAAATTCAGTCAACTGGGAAAATCGGGCCTTAAGGTCAGCAAGCTGTGCCTCGGAACGATGAACTTCGGGGTGGATACGGACGAGAAGGACGCGTTTCGGATGATGGACGCCGCGCTCGACGCTGGCATCAACTTCTTCGATACGGCTAATATTTACGGTTGGGGCGAAAACGCAGGGCGCACCGAGGAGATTATCGGACGCTGGTTCACGCAAGGCGGCGGACGGAGAGAGCGCGTCGTGCTTGCGACCAAATTCTACGGGGACATGAGCGACAAGCACGACGGGCCGAACGGCGAAGCGGGATTGTCGTCGTACAAGCTGCGCCGCCATCTCGAAGGCTCGCTGCGCCGCCTGCAGACGGATCATATCGAGCTCTATCAGATGCATCACGTCGATCGCAACGTCTCGTGGGACGAGCTGTGGGATGCTTTCCGCATCGCGCAATATCAGGGCAAGATCGGATACGTGGGCTCGAGCAACTTCGCAGGTCGCGATCTGGTAAAGGCCCAATACGAAGCCAAATCCAAGGGCATGCTCGGCCTCGTGTCCGAGCAGCACAAATACAGCCTGATCACGCGCCTTCCCGAGCTTGAGGTGCTGCCGGCCGCGCACGAGCACGGCATCGGCGTCATCGCCTGGAGTCCGCTCGACGGCGGCCTGCTGAGCGGAAAAGCACTCAATCCGGCGCCGGGCTCGAAGCGCGCCAGCGATCAGACGCGCGTAGAGAAGTATCGTCCGCAGCTCGAAGCGTTCGCCAAACTCGCTGCGGAGCTGGGCGAATCCGAAGCGAATCTGGCGCTGGCCTGGACGCTGGCGCATCCGGCGATGACCGCGCCGATCATCGGGCCTCGCACGATGGAGCAGCTCGAGGGCGCGCTGCGCGTCGTCGACATCGAGCTTGGTGAGGAGACGCTGAAGCGACTGGACGAGATCTTCCCGGGACCCGGCGAAGCGCCGCGCGCCTACGCCTGGTAATCGGCATAAACGGATTGAAGCCGCTCGCGACCGCGAGCGGCTTTTTTGACGAAGCGAAAAGAATAAGTTTCACCAATGCCCAGCCTATAGATTGCTTGCATCCGATCGCTGTGCCGGGGGCGGCAGCGCTTTGCGGTATTCGCCCGGCGTAACGCCCGAGCAACGCTTGAACATACGAATAAAAGAGTTGACGTTTTGATAGCCGACATAACCGGCCACATCCGCAATGCGAAGCTCCAGATTCATGAGCAGAGCCTTAGCTTTGTTGATTCTGAGCTCGTTCAGATGATCGCTGAAGTTGATTCCGACCTTTTCCTTAAAGTACCCCGACAGATAACCCGGCGTAAGATTGAGCTTGTCGGCGATGGCATCGAGATTGATATCCTCGCAGTAATGGTTCTCCATATAGTCAAGGACGAAGGAGGCGATCGGATCCTTCGTTACGCTCCTTTCGGCAAGGACGACCAGGGCCGGGCGGATCAGCTCCCGGAACCAGTCTTGATATTGCTTCACGTTGTACAATCGGCCAATTTTCTCGATTTCGAGCAGCATTTCCGTCCGTGCGCGCATGTTCAGCTTAGCGAGCGTTATCTCTACCTGCTCCGCAGCCCCCCGGGCAAATGCCCGATATTCTCTCACGGCCGCGTCTTTGCGCTTCAACACATCGAGCTGCCGGTCGACCCACTCGAGCACGGCATTTTCGTTGCCGTTCATAAGCAGCGTATGCAGATCCTCTCCGGCTGTCAGCTTCAGGCGGGATGCATTCGACAGCGACGCCCTCGGACCTGTGATAATCTGAGTATCTCCGTTCAATTTTCGTTCGCTCAGCAGCTCGGACAATTGACCGTACGCTTCTGTAAATGAAGTGTGAGCCGGATAAACCGGGCTGACCGCAATTGTCAGGTATAAATAATCGTCAGCAAGCAGCAGTTGCTTTAAGGTCTCAAGGGTTTGCACGAGGTCGCTTTGGGAATCCGGATCGAAAATTAATGACATTAACCGATTCTGTTCGATCGGCAGCGTAACGCCATCCCTTGGAGAAAAGAGGTTGTGAATGAGCTTGCGGAGCATGAGCATCTTGCTTTCGTAGGCCAGTTCCGGATTTTTAAATACAATTTCATAAAGAACGGCGGCAAAAGGTCTGTTCGATTGTACAAGCTGTTCGATATCGGCGAGATTCGGCGCCATCGGTATATTTTTCACCTTGTTGGTATAAGCGTACTGCTGAACGAGCGTGTTTTTGCGGTCGAGATCGGTGCGTATCCGTTCGTTGGTCTGCAGGATGCTGCTCATCCGGTCGCTCAGGATGGCATACTCCCGGATGTTGCTGATCGGCTCCGCTGCGGCGGATTTGCGTTCGAGCATCGCGATGAGCCGACTAAGCGGATGGTTGAGCCGCAGGCTGAACAGGACGGAGGTGACGATGGCGACCGCGACGGCGGCGGACAGAAGGGAGACGAGCAGCACGTTCAGCCTCATCATCTCGGCGGCGATGCTGGCAATAGGGACGACGCGCTCATAAGTGAAGCCGGTGTCCGCCCCTTTTTTATAGAAATAAAAGAAGTTGCCTTTCCGTTCATGATACGTATCGCGCTGCAGCGGCACGGGAGAACGCATGTCGCCGGTGGGAGAGGAAGCAAACAGCATCGCTCCTTCCCGGTCCCAGATCGAAAAGGTCGAATCGCCCGATTGGCCATAGGCGGCATACAACCGCTGCGGATTCACCAGGAGGAGCCCGTAGACGTCTCCATACGATGCGGCCTTGAACCAGATCGGCATCAAGGGACCCTTCGGACGCGTTTGGCCCATCGAATGCTCCTGAAAGTCGGAAACCGGTAATACTTGCATAAAGGTGCTGCCAGCCGTTGACTGCGCCCAATATTCGGGCGGGTAATCCGTGCTGGCGTAATACTTGCCGAACATGTCTTCGATGCTGCTGGTGCCTTCCTTTTCCAGCACATAGCCGGCCTTTCGAAAGATAAGGATGAAGTTATCCAAATGAAGAAACGGATTCGTATACAAAGCGGCCAGATTTTCTTTGACTTCGGGGAGGATATCATAGCGATTGTTATCTTTAACGCGGTTAAGAATCTCGAGATTAACGGTCCATCTGTCGGAGCGCATCAGGGAGATCAGCATCGTCTGCGTCATCCGAAATTGATTCTCATAGCTGTCGACGGTCTGCTTCATGCCGAGCTCGTTATAGCGTACGATTTCTTTGTACAGCTTGCGGCTCAGATAGAGGTACGCAAACAGATTGCAAGAAGCGAGCAACACGATCACGCACAGGAAACTGACCATCAGCTTGACGAACAGCGTGTTAAAAGCAAGCTTGAGCCCGGCACGTTTGATCATCTTCGAATTTCCCCCCCCCGGCAAGCAGCCTCGCGATCTCGTATTTTGCCTTTCGATAACATCATCATACCGATTCAAATCTGACAGCAACAATATGCATTTTTACTTTTTTGTATTCAGTTCTTCCGCTTTCCGCAATCGTGGCGATCGGCAGGAATACGTGGAGATATATTTACCTGTACAAAGCGGGATATGATGCGAGTACATCGATTCCAGGCATCACGGCTGCTTCCGGTACTTTTAACTGACAGAATTTAACTGACAGAAGGGGAAATGCGTATGACTCAAGCAAGCGCGACGACACGACCGATCGGAAAGGAGAAGCCGATACCCGAGCCGAAGGCATCGCGGTTCAAGCGGCTCTGGCAGAGCAACAAATATTTATGGCTGCTTTTTCTGCCCTGTCTGATCTATTATCTCGTGTTCCGCTATGCGCCCATGTTCGGGCTGGTGATTACGTTCAAAAACTATAATCTGTTCAAAGGGATTTGGGCCAGCGATTGGGTCGGCCTCAAGTATTACCGGTTGTTTTTGAACAATCCGGATTTTTGGCCGCTGATGAAGAACACGTTTCTTCTCGGCCTGTACAGGCTGATATTCGGCTTTCCCGCGCCGATTATACTTGCGTTGCTGCTGAATGAACTGAGAAAAGCGGCGGTCAAGCGGTTCGTGCAGACGGTCAGCTACCTGCCTCATTTTATTTCCAACGTTATCGTCGCGAGTATGGTCATCATGTTCCTGTCGCCGACCGGCGGGCTTGTCAACAACCTGCTGACGGAGCTCGGTTTCGAGCCGATCAATTTTATGAACAAGCCGGAGATGTTCAGGGGGATCTACGTGCTCTCGGAAATATGGCAGCATATCGGCTGGGAAACGATCATCTATCTGGCAGCGCTCACTGCCGTGGATCCCCAGCTGTACGAAGCGGCCAGTATCGACGGCGCCAGCCGAATGCGCAAAATGTGGCATGTCACGCTTCCCGGCATCTCCTCGGCGCTCGTCATCACGCTCATTCTGAATATTGGCCAGGTGCTGGAGATCGGCTTCGAAAAGGTGTACTTGATGCAGAATCCGGCCATCTACGATACGGCCGATATCATCAGCACTTACGTTTACCGGATCGGACTGGTGCAGGGCAATTTCAGTTACGGTTCCGCGATCGATCTATTCATGGGCATCATCAGCTTAATCTTTATTTATGGCGCCAACTGGATCAGTCGGCGCGTCAGCGAGACCAGCTTATGGTGAGAGGAGCCGCTGTATGATCAACTCGCAACGGCCGGGCATTTTCCCGATCGTCAGCGCCGTCATTTTAACGATCGTCGTCGTCGTGACGCTGTATCCGTTCGTTCATATGCTTGCCGTCTCGTTCAGCGGCGACATCTATGTCATGCAGAACGAGATTACCGTTTGGCCGAAAGGCTTTAACGTCAAAATGTACGATCTTGTGCTCGGGGACCCCAAGATCTGGACCGCATTTCAAAATACGATCGTTTATACGGCGCTGGGAACCGCCATCTCGCTGGCGCTCACTTCGATGGGGGCTTACGCGCTGTCGCGGACGCAGATGGCATTTCGAAAATCGTTAACGATGTTAATCGTTTTTACGATGTTTTTCGGCGGCGGAATGATTCCGACTTATCTGGTCGTTCGGTCCCTCGGACTCGTGGACACGATCTGGGGCATGGTGCTTCCCGGCGCGGTCAGCACCTGGAACCTCATTCTGATGCGCACCTTTTTTTCTGGCATCCCCAAGGAGCTGGAGGAATCCGGCCGTCTGGACGGCTTGAACGACATCGGCATTTTCCTTCGGATTATGGTACCGCTGTCAACCGCGTCCTTCGCCACCATTGCGCTTTTTTACGCAGTAGGTTTATGGAACAACTTTCAACTGCCGCTTCTGTACTTGCGTACGCCGGACACGTTCCCGCTGCAAGTGCTGCTGCGCAACCTCATCCTCGCAGGTACCGCAAGCTCGGGCGATGTGACGCGAATAGGAGGTGATAACCTCATCGTCGAAGAATCCCTGAAGTACGCCACGATTATGGTGTCTACGCTTCCGATTCTGGTGGTGTACCCTTTTGTGCAAAAGTACTTCGTCAAAGGGTCTATGATCGGGGCAATCAAGGGCTGAGCACGAGCGGACCGGACGCGCGATCCGGCCTGTACGAGATGTTCGCAGACGAGCAACAAAATCGATGTTGCCGCACATACAAACGCTTAGGAGCTGAACGAATTTGTCAAACGTCCTCAAAAAGTCCGCTATTCTGTTGGCGAGCGCCGCCGTGACGGCAACGATGCTTGCTGCGTGCGCCAGTAACGACTCCAAAGACGGCGCGTCAGCCGGCGCAAGCTCCTCGACTTCCTCCGCAGGCGGCGGGGAAGCGTCGGGCAAGTCCAATTTGAAATTTATGGCGCTGCTCGACAACAACCCGACCTTTCCCTATTCGAAGGATTGGCCGATCTGGCAATGGATCAAGGAGAAAACGGGGGTCACGCTTGAGGTGCAAACCCCATCGGGCAATTTGGGGGAATCGCTGAACCTGGCTGTCGCCTCCAAAGAAATGCCCGACCTCATGTATATGCCCAATCGCGAGGAGTCGAACAAGTTCGGACAGCAGGGTGCGCTTGTGGATATTTTGACGCATATCGACGATATGCCGAATTTGAAGGCCTGGATGGAGAAGTATCCGGAAGAAGCGAAGGCGGCATTGTCTGCGGACGGAAAAATGTATATGTTCCCGAATCAAGGCTTCGGCGAGACGAACCGTACGATCTGGATGTATCGAAAAGACGTGTTCGACAAGGAAGGACTTAAAGCCCCTTCGACCTTCGACGAGCTGTACGAAACGCTGAAAACGCTGAAAGCCAAGTATCCAGACTCCTACCCGCTGACGCTCCGCTACGGGGAGAACCAGGACGAGATGCTGGCGAATATGACGGTGGACTTCGAGACCGGCGAAGACGGATATTACGACTTCGACAAGCAGGAGTGGCGCTTCGGCCCCACGGAGGCTAATTACAAATCGATGGTTGCGATGTGGAAAAAGTTTTATGACGACGGGCTCATTCCGCCGGATTTCCTGTCGCTTCAGACGAAGCAATGGCAAGACATGCTGTCCACCGGCAAATCGTTCATCACGATCGATTACATCAGCCGCATCGACTTCTTCAACAAGGCGATGCAGAAGGAGAATCCGGCGTACAACATGCAGTTCATGGCGCCGCCGGCCGGCATAGCCGGCGGCAAGCAGCACAATCCGTATCTTCATTATCTCGAGAGCGGGCTAACGGTTGCTTCTACCTCCAAACATATTAAAGACATTATGAAATATATGGATTTCTTCTACTCGGAGGAAGGACGAACGCTTGTCAGCTGGGGAAAAGAAGGCGAAACGTACGAAAAAGGCGGGGATAAGCTTAAATTTAAGCCGGAATACACAGACATTATCGAGCTGCGCAAGGCAACCGGTTTGAAGACGAGCGGCACCTATACGTGGATCGATTTCGATTCGGATCTATCGCTATCGTCCGATGATCTCAAATACGCGTTCAAGGAAGCGGCCAAATACGATCCGCCTGCCATGCAGCCGCGTCCTGCTCTCACGGAACAAGAGACGGAGATCGTCGCCTTGACCGGCCAGGCGGTCACCAAGCACCGGGACGAGAGCATCGCCAAATTCGTCACCGGATCGAGAAGCCTGGATGAATGGGATCAGTACGTGAAGGAAATGAACAACCTCGGCGTCGACAAGCTGCTCGATACGTACAGAGAAGCTTACAAGCGGGTTCAAAGCATCAAACTGGACACCAAGTAAACGGAAAGTCGATATTGACACGGGAGGGAAGGAACGTGGATGAGGAAGGCGCTTCGGGCATGACTGACATTCGAGCGTTGGCGCCGGAGGAAATGGCGCAAGCGATTTGCGGGTCCGACGCCGTTTTCCGCGATGCGGAGCAAACTTCGATGGGGATCGCTTTTTCATCCGTTTTTTCGGCGGCCTTGTCGCAATCGCTAGGCGCCTTTGAAGACGGCAAGCTCGTGTCGTTCATGGGGCTTGTCCCCGCCACTTTGCGTATTGGGGCGGCCCATGTGCCGATATTCTCGATCGGTTCGGTATTCACAGGGCCGGACGATCGCGGCCGCGGTCATGCCGGCCGCCTGCTGCAGGCGGCGAAGTCGCACGTTCGGGCATCCGGCGGTGCGCTTATATTGGTCTCGGGCACCCGCTCGTTGTATTTGCGCAATCAATGCCATTCGTACGGCGAGATCACGCGCTTCACGATCGGGCCGGTTCAGGGGGAGGAGCTGCTGGGTAGCCATGCAGGCATCGCGGTTCGCGAGCTGTCGCGGACCGACTGGCTTTCATTGCACGCGCTCGCTGCTTCGCGCCATGTCGCCTACGCGCAGACTGTGCGCGAGCTGGCGGAGCTGATCGCCTGCGAAGCGTATGCGAGCTGCTTCAAGCTGCGGCATCGCACGCTCGTCGCGACCGAAGACGGCCGCGTAGCCGCGTTCGCCGTGTTGGCGATGCCGGACGAGCGCGGCAGCGAGCAGGAGCCGTTCGCCATCGAATGGGCTGGCAAAGCCGGCGCGCTGGCCGCGTTATTCGGTCATGCCGTCGTCGCATACGGATTGCCGAGGCTGGACGTGCCGGTCGCCTGGAACGAGACCGAGCTGCTGCAGGCGCTCTCGGGCGTGCCGTCCGCCAAGGACCGCAATCTCGGCACGGTCCATATCGCCGACGCGGAGCGGCTGTTCGAATCGCTGTCGCCGTACTGGCATGCAGCCGCGGCGAGCGATGCGCCTCGCATCCGCACGCTGGCGCATCACCGGTATGCGCTGGCAGCGCCCAATGGCGGGACGTTCGAGCTGGATGCCGAGACGCTCGTCTCGCTGATGTTCGATCCCAAGCCGACGCAGCCTGCCGCGTTCGAAGCGCGCGCTGCGATGCCCGGGCTGTTCCCCGTGCCGCTGCCGTACGTCGGCGGACTGAACTTCGTCTAAGCCGAGCTGAGCCAACGTCTACGTCGGGCAAGTTTACCCAAGCGAACGAAAAGGAGCTGACCGCCATGTTTAAGGTTCTGAAAACGTACACGGT from the Cohnella hashimotonis genome contains:
- a CDS encoding aldo/keto reductase gives rise to the protein MKFSQLGKSGLKVSKLCLGTMNFGVDTDEKDAFRMMDAALDAGINFFDTANIYGWGENAGRTEEIIGRWFTQGGGRRERVVLATKFYGDMSDKHDGPNGEAGLSSYKLRRHLEGSLRRLQTDHIELYQMHHVDRNVSWDELWDAFRIAQYQGKIGYVGSSNFAGRDLVKAQYEAKSKGMLGLVSEQHKYSLITRLPELEVLPAAHEHGIGVIAWSPLDGGLLSGKALNPAPGSKRASDQTRVEKYRPQLEAFAKLAAELGESEANLALAWTLAHPAMTAPIIGPRTMEQLEGALRVVDIELGEETLKRLDEIFPGPGEAPRAYAW
- a CDS encoding helix-turn-helix domain-containing protein, coding for MIKRAGLKLAFNTLFVKLMVSFLCVIVLLASCNLFAYLYLSRKLYKEIVRYNELGMKQTVDSYENQFRMTQTMLISLMRSDRWTVNLEILNRVKDNNRYDILPEVKENLAALYTNPFLHLDNFILIFRKAGYVLEKEGTSSIEDMFGKYYASTDYPPEYWAQSTAGSTFMQVLPVSDFQEHSMGQTRPKGPLMPIWFKAASYGDVYGLLLVNPQRLYAAYGQSGDSTFSIWDREGAMLFASSPTGDMRSPVPLQRDTYHERKGNFFYFYKKGADTGFTYERVVPIASIAAEMMRLNVLLVSLLSAAVAVAIVTSVLFSLRLNHPLSRLIAMLERKSAAAEPISNIREYAILSDRMSSILQTNERIRTDLDRKNTLVQQYAYTNKVKNIPMAPNLADIEQLVQSNRPFAAVLYEIVFKNPELAYESKMLMLRKLIHNLFSPRDGVTLPIEQNRLMSLIFDPDSQSDLVQTLETLKQLLLADDYLYLTIAVSPVYPAHTSFTEAYGQLSELLSERKLNGDTQIITGPRASLSNASRLKLTAGEDLHTLLMNGNENAVLEWVDRQLDVLKRKDAAVREYRAFARGAAEQVEITLAKLNMRARTEMLLEIEKIGRLYNVKQYQDWFRELIRPALVVLAERSVTKDPIASFVLDYMENHYCEDINLDAIADKLNLTPGYLSGYFKEKVGINFSDHLNELRINKAKALLMNLELRIADVAGYVGYQNVNSFIRMFKRCSGVTPGEYRKALPPPAQRSDASNL
- a CDS encoding ABC transporter permease, giving the protein MTQASATTRPIGKEKPIPEPKASRFKRLWQSNKYLWLLFLPCLIYYLVFRYAPMFGLVITFKNYNLFKGIWASDWVGLKYYRLFLNNPDFWPLMKNTFLLGLYRLIFGFPAPIILALLLNELRKAAVKRFVQTVSYLPHFISNVIVASMVIMFLSPTGGLVNNLLTELGFEPINFMNKPEMFRGIYVLSEIWQHIGWETIIYLAALTAVDPQLYEAASIDGASRMRKMWHVTLPGISSALVITLILNIGQVLEIGFEKVYLMQNPAIYDTADIISTYVYRIGLVQGNFSYGSAIDLFMGIISLIFIYGANWISRRVSETSLW
- a CDS encoding carbohydrate ABC transporter permease, which gives rise to MINSQRPGIFPIVSAVILTIVVVVTLYPFVHMLAVSFSGDIYVMQNEITVWPKGFNVKMYDLVLGDPKIWTAFQNTIVYTALGTAISLALTSMGAYALSRTQMAFRKSLTMLIVFTMFFGGGMIPTYLVVRSLGLVDTIWGMVLPGAVSTWNLILMRTFFSGIPKELEESGRLDGLNDIGIFLRIMVPLSTASFATIALFYAVGLWNNFQLPLLYLRTPDTFPLQVLLRNLILAGTASSGDVTRIGGDNLIVEESLKYATIMVSTLPILVVYPFVQKYFVKGSMIGAIKG
- a CDS encoding extracellular solute-binding protein, whose product is MSNVLKKSAILLASAAVTATMLAACASNDSKDGASAGASSSTSSAGGGEASGKSNLKFMALLDNNPTFPYSKDWPIWQWIKEKTGVTLEVQTPSGNLGESLNLAVASKEMPDLMYMPNREESNKFGQQGALVDILTHIDDMPNLKAWMEKYPEEAKAALSADGKMYMFPNQGFGETNRTIWMYRKDVFDKEGLKAPSTFDELYETLKTLKAKYPDSYPLTLRYGENQDEMLANMTVDFETGEDGYYDFDKQEWRFGPTEANYKSMVAMWKKFYDDGLIPPDFLSLQTKQWQDMLSTGKSFITIDYISRIDFFNKAMQKENPAYNMQFMAPPAGIAGGKQHNPYLHYLESGLTVASTSKHIKDIMKYMDFFYSEEGRTLVSWGKEGETYEKGGDKLKFKPEYTDIIELRKATGLKTSGTYTWIDFDSDLSLSSDDLKYAFKEAAKYDPPAMQPRPALTEQETEIVALTGQAVTKHRDESIAKFVTGSRSLDEWDQYVKEMNNLGVDKLLDTYREAYKRVQSIKLDTK
- a CDS encoding GNAT family N-acetyltransferase, whose product is MDEEGASGMTDIRALAPEEMAQAICGSDAVFRDAEQTSMGIAFSSVFSAALSQSLGAFEDGKLVSFMGLVPATLRIGAAHVPIFSIGSVFTGPDDRGRGHAGRLLQAAKSHVRASGGALILVSGTRSLYLRNQCHSYGEITRFTIGPVQGEELLGSHAGIAVRELSRTDWLSLHALAASRHVAYAQTVRELAELIACEAYASCFKLRHRTLVATEDGRVAAFAVLAMPDERGSEQEPFAIEWAGKAGALAALFGHAVVAYGLPRLDVPVAWNETELLQALSGVPSAKDRNLGTVHIADAERLFESLSPYWHAAAASDAPRIRTLAHHRYALAAPNGGTFELDAETLVSLMFDPKPTQPAAFEARAAMPGLFPVPLPYVGGLNFV